The following nucleotide sequence is from Juglans microcarpa x Juglans regia isolate MS1-56 chromosome 6D, Jm3101_v1.0, whole genome shotgun sequence.
ttttttttttttacccttttcaGGTTTGTAGAGCTTCTcttcaattttcatatcattgGTTCTTCATTTCGAGCAAAGAACTATAGAAGATCTCTCTGTCTGGGCGATGCACAAAACAATCAAATAAAGTAAGAAGGTGGTCATACAATCGACCATGATAAGAACTTGTTGATTCAGGAGGTGGAAATTTTAAGGAAGCTACAGTTTGGCAGTAGAAATCAACAACTACTTAAGCTACAACTTTGAGGAGCCCAAGCTCTGATTagacaatttatttatttttccttgcaAATCTTGAGATGTAATACATGATAAAAGGAATCcttgttaaatgaaagaaaaaaagaaaaaacgtgAGAAGTGCTTggtttataaagaaattaagcttataaattgacgtttaatataaagttatatttattataaagtagatttgataaattacttcaatttataagatCTTTTTGTAGATCTATAATTATTTGGATTTGTCAAAATGCTGAAACAAatactatttttctaaaataaattatggattgaacaattttttttttttttttttctttttaagagaTATGCTCTCGCTCATTCTAGATTGTCCTTTCCAATCATACCAATTGTTGTCACACAGTTTAAgtggtttttattattattattatttattgaactgCTTTTTATAGGAAGTCATTTAATATGCAAAATGTCAGACTAATTTGatcaagaataataaaatttaagtattttatttcatcacatcttatcattacaatttttttaaattctaacacaaaatataataaataatttaatttttttcaaatctcaaaataataataatattaaaaaataatattttaataatattttatttaattttcatctaaaattatctcatctcatctcactatctaaacttcactttagaattattctattttcaagacGGTGTGTAGAGTGTATCATCCACAtaacttaaattgtaaaatttgatttgtaagaattgttttttaaaatttatttttaaaattaaattatataatgtaagtattttcataaatatattctatatactaatttgagaatataagttttttttaaaatttaagatgaaatgtaccttatatataaaaaattctattctctTCGGGCACAAGCCCAGAACTAAAAAGCAGTGGGCTAGCTTCTGTAGGGCCGTGGCCCGTAACGAACTAAAACGACATGGTTAGCAGTTCTACTTCTCTTATCAGAAACAGTAGGGGTTACATACGTAATTACAAATTAAGAACATCCACAAGCACAGAGTTTCCATTTCGCTCTGTGCCTCTGTGACCTCCGTTTTGGCTGCGATTTTTTAATCGGACAAGATAAagcagaaggagaagaagaggggATTTTTTagcacacacacagagagagagagagagagagagagagtgagagagaggcaGATACTGAGTTGAAAGATGAAGACGACGAAGGGAGGCAAGGCGATGAACCCTACGGACGCGTTCCGTAAGGAGCTCCGCAAGAGGGAGCTTAAACGGGTAATTCCCATCTCTTAAACTACACCGTTTTCGTGTCTGAACCCGTCATTACGTGTTctgttttattggtttttttgcaCTGTTTCGTGAAATTTTGTAATCGATTTTCGCCGTTTGTGCGGCGTTGCGCTGATTGCTTTTGCCCTAAAATAAGTTTGATTTGCGTTTAATTGCATATAAAACTGGGAAAGTGatatggaattattttttaacaaaaaaaattccatgCTTTTCTTGGTCGCTTTGTTGCTCAAAAACGATACAATCTGGATAGAATGAAGCCTCGATAGCACTATTCGACTTATAAAGTTTGTTAGTGTTTTTAGCTACTTTATTTTGGACGGGTTCGGTGGGTTCGGTGAGTGAAATATCTGTGATTCAAAACCTCCCtcgttctttttcctttctcttggaTTTTTGGGGAGTTCTGTTACTTTTGATCAAAATTTGTAGCCTTATGAGATATATTAATCTTTCATGAACACTGGATTGGCCACTCGAATTTAATCCGGTGCCCTAAGTAAAGGGCATGATCCCCTATCATATAAAACACTTGGGGGGTAAAGAAATTATATCGACCAAACTCGCTAAGATACTCCATGTTTATCTATCCAATGTCCACAAATAGATCATGGACCATCGTGAAATTTTGCTAGAGAGTGTTTTGTTAGCCTGTTTTGCTTTGCATTCCTGGGATTTAAATGGAGGAGAAGAAGTAgacttaggccttgtttggttacacagatgagatgagataaataatttgtgaatagtaatgaaatgatttgagttaagatttttatggggttttgggaaagggaagggaaaaagttgaataaaaaaattataaagttaaaagagagttagaatataattttttaatatagtatttttttttacatttgaaaaagttgaattgttttttgtattttgtttggaagtttgaaaaacttgtaatgatttgatgaaaaagttaaaaagttgaaaatttgaaattgaaaaatatttgtgtttgaatggtgtttggatattaagatgagatgagatcggatgagatggttttaaaagtttgtgaaaccaaacgagaccttagaaaaacaaacaaaacaacaagAGGGACATTTTGAGCAGAGAAAAATGAGCTGGCGATTGGAGGTAGGGTGATGAACCTTAAGAATGAGTTTCTTAAGGAATGCTGTGAGATGGAACTGATTAATCACTTCTAaataactctttttttattggcaccgggtgtccaagaacagcaTCCCAACTAATCTCGGGGCTGCATAGGCCCTTAGTAAGGAGTTTTCCACAAGTGCatcttgggtaattcaagggtaAAACCCCCCATCTCAGCGATTGGAGgcatggcccctagagattgtttgcacccagtaggatttgaaccttagacctggagggagcataccttCAAGCCCaagacctttaccacttgaaccAACCCCTGGGGGTTAATCACTTCTAAATAACTACACCATTGTCGTGTCTGAATTCTTTGTTCTGTTCTCAATTTATTGGGCCCCTTACATATATTAACTAGTtctcctgtgtacttggactatacCTCATTTtcctatgaataaaatttcttgattacctataaaaaaaactagttcTGAATGGTGTGGCATTAAGTTAAGAGTAATGCTCTAGGTACAAGCCCCAAATAGACAAGCTCCATAcaagcttttgtaaaaaagtgggtcccactaataaaaaataatttttttcacactttttttaCAAGGGCTTGCATGAGGCTTGTCTATCTgggacttgtacaaatcatttctcttaagtTAATGGCAGCTTCAAGTTGAGGTTCATTTGTAATCACTCTTTAGCTTATGAGAAAGAGTCGTAGGAATAAACTTTTTTGAAtactcattattttaattttaatgaggACGTCAAAGCACGTAAGTATGCTTGTGAAATGGTCAGTCTCTAGTTAGTGGGTACTAGATATGGCTGTTGCTCTTTCTATATCTGTTTAGTTCACTAAGATCTAAGTTACATATGTGTTCATCTAACTTCACAAATGTAATGTTGTGATCATCATATGTGTGGTTTTCTAAAACATATGCACATTGtgttatgtgtttttttttttttttgacgtcGTGCTATTTGATTAACAGaacaagaaagaaaggaaaaaggtgAGAGAGGTGGGGCTCTTGAAGAAAGATCCTGAAACTCTTAGGGAGCAAATTGAGAAGTTGGAAATGATGAGTAAGTTATGTTCTGTTTGATAATCCCCATTTGATAACAGCGACATTGGTGGTCATCCATTtcaaaaaatgtcatttttaaattataagatgattatcacaaaacaatCAGAATTTCTTGCATGAGAACATAATGCATAATACAGAAAGATTATGTCAAAAAGGCTGCTAATATGCAACTCCATGTGTGTTACTAATCGGTGCAGAGGCTGATGGTGCTTTGGACAAAGCAAGAAAGCACAAGAAGAGGCAACTAGAGGACACATATAaccttgttttaaaaaagaggaaGGTATAGTCAcacatgagatttttttacaaattccTTGCAACTCTTCTCTCTTGCATCCGTGGAAATGTCAACATGTGTTGGTTCTCATCAATTATGCTTTACCTATACCTTTATCTTGGGAATAATTTACTtagtacttattaaaaaaaaaaaaaaaatttacatagttTCCATATTTCTAAGCTACCCCTAAAAACTTGCCAATCATAATGTTCATATCCATTTCATTGCATATTTGAAAAAGTACCAGGGTGGCTTTTTGTCTGATGAAATATAGTTCTGAGTTGGTCACAAATACAGGGTGGCATGTAATTGGTGAATGAAGAGTAGTCATTGCATCATTCTTAAAAGTCTTTAGTCATAACAGCATCCATTGATCATTATCTAATCACTGTTCATTCTTTGTACCATTTACCAAGTCATGAAATAGTAATATTGATGTGATTAAAATCGATGAGCACAAATCGGGGGAGAAAACTGAAGGTCATCAAGGGTTAGTGTGTTAGGGGTATTTTAGGAATCGTTAGCATAGTTATAACTGGGCAGTAAAGTGTGTCTTCCATCAatagttttatttctttgtaaCGGGCTATGCTTAGGTGTCTTTGGACAAGTACAAGGGTTTGATAATTAAAGGTTTCTATCTTGAGTCCCATAGCCCATGGTTTcaagccaaaagaaaaaatgctgAGAGAATTCCAGACCTGCAAACAAGATATGCAACTTTTTGACCATAAATTTGgcatctttcttctttttgccCTTCATCAGTTTGAATTTATGTAATGCTTCTAGGTTACATCAAATTCTGATTTATTCTGTCTAATTGACTGAACTCTTGTAAAGGTTAAGCAATTGTATTTTTCTGTAAACTGAAAAAAGTTGTTGAGCATACACTTCCTTTCCGCCTCTCTCTAAAAGGCTGAAATATcttcatccatttttttatattctctgCATAGCTGGTGATAGTTTGattctctcacttttttttgAGTAATTACTGCAAGGCAAAACCCCCTATTAAGTAGTAATTGAGaggatttatctatttttttttaaaggaaaatgatcttAATCTTTAGTGTGTAATCAATTGGCCCTTTACAAAGGCAACGATCTTATTGTTGTTGCATGTCAAACTAGTTTGACTTGATATTTTTCTGCTATTTATCAGCATTGATCGTCTGTACATGATGATCACATACTTCCTCTTTGACAGGAATATGAAGAGAAAATGCGGGAGAAGGGTGAGGCCCCTGTTATGTTCAGGTGAAGAAGCATATCACTTCCTAATTTACTTCTGTGCATGTGGTTGGATTTTAGATTTAATGTCTGTTtgttttaatttacaaactaagCTTATCTTCTGCTCAGCCATTTGGGACCTCCTCGAAGACGGACAActgcagaagaagaagagaaagtcAAGCATCCAAAGCCTGAAGTAAGACCTGTCCTGTGAAGATCATTCCAGTTCTTTTCTGCTTGCTCTTGAACCCGCACTCACCTAATTTGTGTCTGCAGGACTCTGTTTACTATCATCCCACACTGAATTCTACTGGTGCCCCACCACCAGGAAAGCCTCCCATGTATAAATCATCAATAGGCCTGTCCCTTTTCTCTGCATTCCTTCATTCTtcattaaatgttttttttataagttcttcATTAAATGTTAATTAGATATTTTCagtttactctctctctctctctctctctctctctctctctctctctctgattatGCTTTTGAATTTGAACTGTAGGGCCTAGAATTCCCTTGTCTTCTGCTTCATCCAGTGCTTCCGCATCATCATCAAAGACAGAGTTAGAAGATGCTGAGTTAGCTGCacctcctccacctccaccacctcccccTTGCCAGATACTGAAAGCATTGACTCTGGGGATGGCTCTGTTAAACCTGCATCTTTGCCTCTACCTCCTCCACCTCCAATGCCCCCAACGCCTGCCCCACCAAACTTGGTTATGCCATTACCTGCACCACCTTTGCCGCCGCCGCCACCACCTCCTGGCCCCCACCAAAAGAGCAAGTTGCTAATCGCCCTAcacctcctccacctcctccacTCCAATTGTCTGCTCTGCCACCTCCACCTGGTACCAGTGGAGGTGAAAAGGAGACAAACCAACCCGCACTGTTAGACGGCCTGAAGTCCAAGGAGCAAGCGCAGGTAAGTTTGTCTACATACTTTCTGGGATTCGGTCTACAATGAAATGCATAAGATTGTTGGAAAAGAGGTTAACTATcccccccacccaaaaaaaaaaaaaaaaaaaaaaaaaaaaagaaaacaagattgtcagaaaaaaaattgatcacaCCTTGCTAAGTAGGCTTGCTCTCGTGAAAATTGGAAAGTTAATGGACAGGATTAATATCTTCTTGGTTTTCATGCCCTAAAAAAGTATATGCTTGGCTGGAAATCTAACTCCATGACTTAATTGTAGTTATTCCAAGTTGTACTTGATAGTGATAATATCTCCTTTGTAGGTGCCTGCCGTGCTTCCTCCTCCCCCGCCTGGGCTGCCACTGAAATCAAGTAACCAGTCAGAAGGTGCACCATCTAATGCTGATACCAATAATTTTTCAGCAACTCAGGATCTCTCAAGAATGGTTCCACCCCCACCCCCTCCACGCCACCAACCTCCACCTGGACCCAGCCTGCTCCCAACTTTACAGCCTGATGTATTACCCCAGGAATATCACGGCATCCCCCACTGCTACCTCCTCCAGATATGCGGCCTCCATTATCTGGTCCTGGACTTCCCGGTTTAGCAGGTCCCCCTGGAGTTATGCATCCGCTAATGCCAAGGCCTCCATATGGTCCTCCCCTGGGCCTCCCCCGATGATGAGACCACCACTTCCACCTGGTCCTCCGCCTACCTTCCAAGAAGATGAGCATGCTTCTAATATACCATCTGCTCCTCAGAAACCTTCATATATCAAATCTGCTGCATCTACTGTTGTTAAGAGGCCACTAGCTCAGCACACTCCAGAACTTACAGCTATGGTTAGTTGGTTCTCCTTTGTTAGTTATATGTCCAAATTTTCCAAGTTCTTGTAGTAATGTGTTTGCATCAGTATGCCAAAATATAAGTAATACATTTGCATCCTCTCTGTCCATCTATTCAGCTTGCTGAGAGGCAACAAGCCCAACTAATTTGGGGcaattaaaaattgataagaAGACAATAAAAAATTGCACATATGGAGGAGTTCCAATAATTCCTGGCTATTCCATCTCCGTATCACACATCCGGGAGAATAAACATGTTGCGTCTATGAATTTGTGAGCATTTATAGACCTATAAGATGTTTTAATCTGAATGTGTATCATTACGAATGatccacattttttaaattacaccATTAAACTTGTAGCATAATAGATAAAGGACACTGTTGAGGCATTATTAGAAATagaatacttatcaaaaaaagataaaggACACTGTTTTACATGTATGAATAGGCACAATATCAGTGGGTTGGGAAGTTTGTCACTACAATTTTCAatataagagcattggcataTGTTGAAGTGTTCTAAAAAGCATAGCAAGGTGAGTGAGTCTGTATAAACTGGTTCTGAAGCCATATAGTTTTTTAGtaaatttatgtaaatttatttgcaaGCCTGTTGAAACACACTGCAGATGTAAAAACCTTCCACATCAGCTTACATAAGAATGATtggtaatttaaatttttttcatgaatataATGGGTCCTACACTAAGTAGCCACACTAGGCTTATAAATAGCATACTCATTGGGTTGTCAAAATTTGTGATTtctacttatccaaaaaaaaaattgtgatttttaCTGGACTACCTAATCTAGTAATAGTATAAAATGGCATCTGTGTGGGGAGCTGACATGGGTAAAAAAGATTCCTTATTCAAGTTCTACTCCAGTTTGTCTGGCTTGATATTTGAACTTCGATTATTTGAACTTTCATTGTGATATACCCTCCATGACTCGAGCTTATTTTGGATCTGAGCTCAGGTTCCTGCATCTGTTAGAGTGAGGAGAGAGACTGCTGTCCCGAAAGGAAAGCCAAAATCATCACTCACAAGTGCTGCAATGGTCAGTGGGCCAACTGGTCCAACTGTCGTGAAGCCAGAACCAGCAAACTCATCATCAGCACCAAAGAAACAGAGCATTGATGACTCATATGTGGCCTTTTTGGAGGACATGAAAGCGCTTGGTGCACTTGATGGTTGAGACTATTGTAGCTGCTGAGAAGGTGCAAGGAATATAGAGGAGGCACGCATGTAATCAAAAGAAACCAAGTGTACATGTTACTTATTTGATCTGGGGAATTGCAGCTTTATTCATTGTTGGCAGTAGCCTCTGTTTGCTTTGGTGCTGTTTCATTGGAGAACCTCTCTTGTACCTGTGGTAATTAATTTCTCTGACggctttgttttaaaaattttagttCTGAGAAAAATGTGTAACTAGAGCTGATATCCATGAGAGAATGGTAGATTGTGTAAGCAAATTCGAGGCTGTACTACAATTGAATTAGGAGATAATGACACTCATGCTTTTGATAATACTCAAGacactctttttccctttccctctccaGATTGTCAATAGATGCTGAAGATGCAAACTTATGATTTTCTGTCTCTGTGgatgagaaaaaatagaaaatggttCTTATCTTAATATGTTCCACATTCTGACGTCTCCAACCAAGCATTCTTGTCTGATCAAGAAGACTTGTAAGATGTGGCTGACATTCAACTGTTCCTGATTATTAGGGATTGTTGAATCCAAAATCCTTCTAGACAGTAGACACAACGGATGAAGTGCCCTTTTTTACTGAAAATTGAGTACGGTTTTAAGGGGTTTGACATTCATTCGAATTTTGGAGACAAGGGgtgtttctttctctcatttaaGTGTGCAGATGTGCAATGTGATCCTGCAAAGCTTGGTGTAATTGCAGAGTTTACTGTTTATGATTCTTCATTGAAACCTTTCTCGGTAGGCATTCATACCTCTTTATACAATCTCATTAGAATAATGCTAGTCCTgctagcaatttttttttatttttttactttgtgattaaggaagtgttttttttaatgatgttgtattttttttttaaaaaaaaattaaaagtgttaaaaaatacatgtaaaaaaaaacttaaaaataatataccaAAATAACTAACAGTGGCCCAGCTCTCGCTGGAGCGGTGgaagtagcattattctttgtGTTAAGTGAGCAGTGTGAATCATGTGCTCTtgacattataaaaaaatgaaaaaattccTACGACTTTTGAGTTATCGACTGCTGCAGGTTTGATAGTTGCTGCCTGTCTCCATGGCATTAAAGGCAACGCCAACATTGGTGGTAAAATGCACTTGAAACTTAAAAGTCAATGAAAAGGGATTGTTGCTGGAACTCATAAATAAGTCAATCTGCCTTCACGGGGAAAAGACTGTAAACTTCAAGTGGAGACCACCACAGATGATCGTTGACAAGTCAATTTTGGTGGACAGATGCAGCCGATGGCAAGCTAGCTACTGGTTTCATTATCAGAGATTGGAGGGTAATGTATCAGAAAGAAAGAATACTGTCTCAGTCAGTTGCAAAAAGTGTGGAGCCCTTGAGACCTTTTTATCAGTTGCCAAACACCACCATCGCTATGTCTCTGTTTCATTGTCTTCTTGCACCATTGCTTGGAGCACGCCGCCCACCGCACGGGACTTCATTACACACTTGCTTAAAATATTATGGTCAGACTGAAAGCAAGTTAGTGTTAGCTGTTCAATTTGAGTCAAGCTATATTGTTGGTGTAAAAACTAGAAATGATCTCTTCAATTTTTGTATGAATTTAAGAAATACAAagataaacacataaaataaaatgaattttacaatatttaatattattcctGTAAATTTTCTGAATAACATTATagactcaataaatattatctggtctattttatatatttatttgcttcacttaagcccaaaaaaaaaaaaaaaaaatgaaaaaaccttAATTCTTGAGAGTCGATGTTAAAAGTCAAAAGCAAGCTCTTCGGCTTAAAGTTAGGAACAATTGgtttttaatttaacttttataataattggctttgtttttacaattctcacaagtttagtattaaaaaaattataatattaaacaattagtaattattaataataaatactaaattctcacaattaagtttagtattaaaaaaattataatattaaacatacATAGTGTCACATGTGTAAATGGTAAATCAAAAAACTGGACCAGACCGAaactgaaaaaattgaaag
It contains:
- the LOC121234683 gene encoding LOW QUALITY PROTEIN: protein EARLY FLOWERING 5 (The sequence of the model RefSeq protein was modified relative to this genomic sequence to represent the inferred CDS: inserted 3 bases in 3 codons; deleted 2 bases in 1 codon), which produces MKTTKGGKAMNPTDAFRKELRKRELKRNKKERKKVREVGLLKKDPETLREQIEKLEMMKADGALDKARKHKKRQLEDTYNLVLKKRKEYEEKMREKGEAPVMFSHLGPPRRRTTAEEEEKVKHPKPEDSVYYHPTLNSTGAPPPGKPPMYKSSIGPRIPLSSASSSASASSSKTELEDAELAAPPPPPPPPLPDTESIDSGDGSVKPASLPLPPPPPMPPTPAPPNLVMPLPAPPLPPPPPPPXPPPKEQVANRPTPPPPPPLQLSALPPPPGTSGGEKETNQPALLDGLKSKEQAQVPAVLPPPPPGLPLKSSNQSEGAPSNADTNNFSATQDLSRMVPPPPPPRHQPPPGPSLLPTLQPDVLXPGISRHPPLLPPPDMRPPLSGPGLPGLAGPPGVMHPLMPRPPYGPPXGPPPMMRPPLPPGPPPTFQEDEHASNIPSAPQKPSYIKSAASTVVKRPLAQHTPELTAMVPASVRVRRETAVPKGKPKSSLTSAAMVSGPTGPTVVKPEPANSSSAPKKQSIDDSYVAFLEDMKALGALDG